The following coding sequences are from one Rhizobium favelukesii window:
- a CDS encoding HAD hydrolase-like protein, which yields MTAARRAKSQGFILPRLIIFDFDGTLAESEIITSEVISAKLAAHGGHVQPDEITATLSGIERDDQLQHLESSFGLSLPRDFMELVGAEVHSLTSDILIATPGPIELLHWLTIPFCVALKTPRFELIHRMRAANLLSLIGPRFFSSDDIGFRKPDPSVLLLAAEVMGVAPSECLLVEDSAHRSQCRAQRKNAILCLWRSRHHSSQLLSDLQAFEPEAMVLHFGELKTLV from the coding sequence ATGACGGCTGCGCGCCGAGCAAAGTCGCAGGGTTTTATCCTGCCCCGGCTGATCATCTTCGATTTCGACGGGACGCTGGCGGAAAGCGAAATCATCACCTCTGAGGTCATTTCGGCAAAGCTCGCAGCCCACGGTGGCCACGTGCAACCCGATGAGATTACTGCAACGCTTTCCGGAATCGAGAGGGATGATCAACTGCAGCACCTAGAGAGCTCTTTTGGCTTGAGTTTGCCGAGAGACTTCATGGAACTGGTTGGGGCGGAGGTTCATTCCCTCACGTCTGACATCCTAATAGCAACGCCGGGCCCGATCGAACTGCTCCATTGGCTCACCATCCCGTTTTGCGTCGCATTGAAAACGCCCCGCTTTGAATTGATCCACCGCATGAGGGCCGCCAATCTTTTGAGCCTGATTGGCCCGCGCTTCTTTTCTTCTGATGACATCGGCTTCCGCAAGCCGGACCCTTCCGTGCTGCTCCTAGCGGCCGAGGTGATGGGTGTGGCTCCGAGCGAATGCCTTCTCGTCGAGGATAGTGCCCATCGGTCTCAATGCCGAGCGCAACGCAAAAATGCAATACTGTGCCTTTGGCGGAGCCGCCACCATTCCAGCCAGCTACTGAGCGACCTGCAGGCCTTTGAGCCAGAGGCGATGGTGCTGCACTTCGGAGAGCTCAAGACCTTGGTTTGA